A section of the Petrimonas sulfuriphila genome encodes:
- a CDS encoding histidine phosphatase family protein codes for MKKLIVMRHGKSSWDYAHLDDHDRPLNERGKKNTAKMGVYLLQKTGKPELILSSSAERAYATAVIAAENMGYPKEQIVTDKELYLAWVEEILQCLSRVPNTVSYCLIVGHNPGLTLLINHFGVALDNLPTASTACFEFDTQVWKDISPENARFQWLKQAKEIEMRDSGDIRE; via the coding sequence ATGAAAAAGCTGATTGTAATGCGGCACGGGAAGTCATCTTGGGACTATGCTCACCTGGATGATCACGACCGTCCATTGAACGAGAGAGGCAAGAAAAATACGGCTAAAATGGGAGTTTACCTGCTCCAGAAAACGGGGAAACCGGAGCTCATACTCTCTTCATCTGCCGAACGTGCATATGCAACAGCCGTTATTGCCGCCGAAAACATGGGATATCCGAAAGAACAAATTGTGACGGACAAAGAATTATATTTGGCCTGGGTAGAGGAAATTCTACAATGTTTATCAAGAGTCCCCAACACAGTCAGCTATTGTCTGATTGTTGGGCACAACCCCGGATTAACCCTCCTGATCAATCATTTTGGTGTAGCGCTTGACAACTTGCCTACGGCATCGACAGCCTGTTTTGAGTTTGATACGCAGGTGTGGAAAGATATTTCACCGGAAAATGCCCGGTTTCAATGGTTGAAGCAGGCAAAAGAGATAGAGATGCGGGACAGCGGTGATATCCGTGAATAA
- a CDS encoding winged helix-turn-helix transcriptional regulator → MEDFQFYSDQTTEGKIVASLERISQAFRVLLWKKSKEFSLTPLQVQILIFLFTQNEEKKKVSYLAKEFNVTKATISDTVKTLEQKHLVVKDNEATDSRSFVINLTEKGNKIAGQTSSFAKEIYSPIAELSRDDKKNVLSSLIKLIIHLNKTGVISVLRMCTTCSYYRPSDDEKKDHCTLLKRDLDHVHIRVDCREHKMLDFPTTV, encoded by the coding sequence ATGGAGGATTTTCAGTTTTATTCCGACCAAACTACCGAAGGGAAGATCGTTGCTTCCCTGGAAAGGATATCTCAGGCATTTCGTGTACTGTTGTGGAAGAAAAGCAAGGAGTTCTCCCTCACTCCACTTCAGGTGCAAATTTTGATTTTCCTGTTCACACAAAATGAAGAAAAAAAGAAAGTGAGTTACCTGGCAAAAGAGTTTAATGTTACCAAGGCGACGATAAGCGATACCGTAAAAACACTGGAACAGAAACACCTTGTAGTCAAAGACAATGAAGCTACCGATTCACGAAGCTTTGTTATCAACCTCACGGAAAAGGGAAACAAAATAGCCGGGCAGACCTCGTCTTTCGCCAAAGAGATTTATAGCCCTATTGCAGAACTGAGCCGGGATGATAAAAAAAACGTATTGTCAAGCTTGATAAAACTGATCATCCATTTAAACAAAACGGGAGTAATTTCCGTTCTTCGTATGTGTACCACCTGTTCCTACTATCGACCTTCTGATGATGAAAAAAAAGACCATTGTACGTTGTTGAAACGGGACTTGGACCACGTTCATATAAGAGTTGATTGTCGGGAACACAAAATGCTGGATTTTCCAACTACAGTATAA
- a CDS encoding DUF2024 family protein, with product MEAAVWDTYVTKKDGKVMHFDIIVPADLKDENVIHNYGREYLKAKGQEGQPLTSKESKYCHTEKIKPQWIADIREKGYYIYEMENCD from the coding sequence ATGGAAGCAGCTGTTTGGGATACTTATGTAACAAAAAAAGACGGAAAGGTTATGCATTTTGACATCATTGTTCCGGCGGATTTAAAAGATGAAAACGTAATTCACAATTACGGGAGAGAATACCTTAAAGCAAAGGGGCAGGAAGGACAACCACTCACTTCCAAAGAAAGCAAATATTGCCATACGGAAAAAATAAAACCCCAGTGGATAGCCGATATCCGGGAAAAGGGATATTATATTTACGAAATGGAGAATTGTGATTAA
- a CDS encoding peptidylprolyl isomerase, whose product MKSHATFVFLILVLALTMQACSSLKHSNEKEQKVLIQTTEGDITLKLYNETPLHRNNFIKLVNAKTYNGLLFHRVIKEFMIQGGDPQSKTAGPDTMLGDGDVGYTIPSEFRTPQIYHKYGTIAAAREGDDSNPQKASSGCQFYIVVGKKFTNEQLDKLEESKIARYGNTNDSTYKFSTQARQDYINVGGTPHLDGNYTVFGEILKGMEVVEKISEVETDKHDRPIKAIRIKKMKLIR is encoded by the coding sequence ATGAAATCTCACGCAACATTTGTTTTCCTTATTTTAGTCTTGGCGCTGACAATGCAAGCTTGCTCCTCGTTGAAGCACAGCAACGAAAAAGAACAGAAAGTCCTTATCCAGACCACTGAAGGCGATATTACGCTAAAACTATACAACGAAACACCATTGCATCGCAATAATTTTATCAAGCTGGTGAATGCAAAAACCTATAACGGATTACTTTTCCATCGTGTAATCAAGGAATTCATGATTCAGGGAGGAGATCCCCAGTCCAAAACGGCAGGGCCGGATACAATGCTGGGCGACGGCGATGTCGGCTACACCATTCCCTCAGAATTCAGGACTCCCCAAATTTATCACAAATACGGCACTATTGCCGCTGCGCGTGAAGGAGACGACAGCAACCCGCAAAAAGCATCATCGGGTTGCCAGTTTTACATTGTAGTGGGGAAAAAGTTTACAAACGAACAACTGGATAAGCTGGAGGAAAGCAAAATAGCCCGTTACGGAAATACAAACGACTCTACTTACAAATTCAGCACACAAGCGCGACAAGATTACATAAACGTCGGCGGAACACCACACCTCGATGGCAATTATACCGTATTTGGCGAAATATTGAAAGGGATGGAGGTCGTGGAAAAAATATCGGAAGTAGAAACAGACAAACACGACCGTCCCATAAAGGCAATCCGAATAAAGAAGATGAAGCTGATACGGTAA
- a CDS encoding MATE family efflux transporter produces the protein MPAIRDFTQGGIFRQLITLAMPLMAVSFIQMTYNMVDIIWIGRLGSKSVAAVGTVGMLIWMMNSFALLSKVSAEVSIGQSIGAKRLDKAMLYASHTTTIAIISGLVFATFFFLFPQLVLSFFRLEADITQEAIRYLNIVTFSVPFMFLILNFSGIYIGTGRSDIPFYFNAVGLVLNIVLDPLFIFGFGFIPEMGSQGAALATTLSQVVVFMLFIRHLRRKKGVLGQFAFWIKLRKNYTLNILKLGVPVAAMNVYFSIINMNLTRIASIHGGHLGVTSQTTGGQIEGVTWNTSQGFATALGSFVAQNFAAGKMDRARHAYRYTLRAMMALGLVVTTSFMLFGSEIFSVFIPEKEAYLAGGDYLFIIGISQLFMMLELTTQGMFNGIGKTTPPAIVSIVFNTLRVPLAVFLASAIGVNGVWWAISITSVVKGICSATWYYFSQRKYR, from the coding sequence ATGCCTGCGATTCGCGATTTCACACAGGGAGGTATTTTCCGTCAACTTATCACCCTGGCGATGCCGTTAATGGCTGTCAGCTTTATCCAGATGACCTACAATATGGTTGACATTATCTGGATCGGCCGCTTGGGCAGCAAATCGGTCGCAGCTGTGGGAACAGTGGGTATGCTGATTTGGATGATGAACTCCTTCGCACTCCTATCCAAAGTGAGCGCTGAAGTCTCCATCGGGCAGTCCATTGGTGCTAAAAGGCTGGATAAGGCTATGCTCTATGCTTCGCACACTACTACCATCGCCATCATTTCGGGCCTGGTCTTTGCCACTTTCTTTTTCCTGTTTCCCCAACTCGTCCTTTCTTTTTTCAGGCTGGAAGCAGACATCACGCAGGAAGCCATTCGTTACCTGAACATTGTTACTTTCAGTGTGCCTTTCATGTTTCTTATCCTGAATTTCTCGGGGATTTACATTGGAACCGGAAGAAGCGATATCCCCTTCTATTTTAATGCGGTAGGATTGGTTTTAAATATCGTGCTCGATCCCCTTTTCATTTTCGGTTTCGGATTTATTCCTGAAATGGGATCTCAAGGTGCTGCACTGGCCACCACTCTTTCACAGGTAGTGGTATTTATGCTTTTTATTCGCCATCTACGAAGAAAAAAAGGTGTTTTGGGACAGTTCGCCTTCTGGATAAAACTCCGAAAAAACTACACACTCAATATCCTGAAACTGGGAGTTCCCGTAGCGGCCATGAACGTCTATTTTTCTATCATCAACATGAACCTCACCCGTATAGCTTCCATTCACGGAGGACACCTGGGAGTTACCAGCCAAACCACAGGTGGGCAAATAGAGGGAGTTACCTGGAATACCTCACAGGGGTTTGCAACAGCTCTGGGTAGCTTTGTAGCACAGAACTTTGCTGCCGGTAAGATGGACAGAGCCCGCCATGCTTATCGGTATACATTAAGGGCTATGATGGCTTTGGGGCTTGTAGTGACAACGTCGTTCATGTTGTTTGGCAGTGAAATTTTTTCGGTTTTCATTCCCGAAAAAGAGGCCTATCTTGCTGGTGGCGATTATTTATTTATTATTGGTATATCCCAATTGTTCATGATGCTGGAGCTGACCACGCAGGGAATGTTCAACGGAATTGGGAAGACCACTCCTCCGGCCATTGTAAGCATCGTATTCAACACCCTGCGCGTTCCGCTAGCCGTTTTCCTGGCTTCTGCCATTGGCGTCAACGGTGTTTGGTGGGCCATTTCAATCACTTCTGTTGTGAAAGGAATATGCTCGGCCACGTGGTATTATTTTTCACAGCGAAAATACAGGTAA
- a CDS encoding 6,7-dimethyl-8-ribityllumazine synthase has protein sequence MATELQNLSSYDPGSTPRGEGKKIGIVVSEWNKPVTGNLLNGAIQTLLKFGVQQNDIVVEYVPGSFELTYGAKKLIEKIDPDSVIVIGCVIQGETPHFTFVCNSVTQGITELNILHNIPVIFGLLTTNTLEQAKARSGGRHGNKGDEAAITALKMIALNEKYK, from the coding sequence ATGGCCACTGAATTACAGAATCTATCGTCATACGACCCCGGATCCACACCGCGGGGTGAAGGAAAAAAAATTGGTATTGTTGTTTCGGAATGGAACAAACCTGTTACAGGGAATTTGCTAAACGGCGCCATTCAAACACTGCTTAAGTTTGGTGTTCAACAGAACGACATTGTTGTGGAATATGTCCCTGGAAGTTTTGAGCTCACCTACGGGGCTAAAAAACTGATTGAGAAAATAGACCCAGACAGTGTTATCGTAATCGGATGCGTTATTCAGGGAGAAACACCACACTTCACGTTTGTGTGTAACAGCGTTACACAAGGAATCACTGAGCTGAATATTCTCCACAACATCCCGGTAATTTTCGGATTACTGACAACCAATACGCTGGAACAAGCGAAAGCACGTTCGGGCGGGAGGCACGGGAACAAAGGTGATGAAGCTGCAATTACTGCATTAAAAATGATTGCGCTCAACGAAAAATACAAATAA
- a CDS encoding tetratricopeptide repeat protein, whose product MSNKHQESKAEKGFENIEEALTSSERFIEKNQKNILIALAAVVLVVGAIIAYNYLYKNPRNEKAQAAIYKGERFFQNQEDSLALFGNGNDFIGFENIIKDFSGTKTADLARAYAGISYSRLGNNEKALEYLNKFKGGDLLITPAIAGAIGDVYMNMGDTEKAISHFNNAAQKANDEMLTPIYYNKVGLAYLSVKNYDKAIETFQMIKDKYLNSPQGQEADKYIEAAKLQKAGN is encoded by the coding sequence ATGTCCAATAAACATCAGGAAAGTAAAGCCGAGAAAGGTTTTGAGAATATCGAAGAAGCGTTGACTTCATCGGAACGTTTTATTGAAAAGAATCAAAAAAACATTTTAATCGCATTGGCAGCAGTCGTTTTGGTTGTCGGCGCGATCATTGCATACAACTATTTGTATAAAAACCCACGAAACGAAAAAGCACAGGCAGCCATTTACAAAGGTGAAAGATTCTTTCAGAATCAAGAAGACTCCCTTGCCCTTTTCGGTAACGGTAACGATTTTATCGGCTTCGAAAACATCATAAAAGATTTCAGCGGCACCAAAACTGCTGACCTAGCCCGTGCCTATGCCGGAATCAGTTACAGCAGATTGGGAAACAATGAAAAAGCGCTGGAGTACCTGAACAAATTCAAAGGTGGCGATTTGTTAATCACCCCGGCTATAGCAGGAGCAATAGGTGATGTTTATATGAATATGGGGGATACCGAAAAAGCCATTTCTCATTTCAACAATGCAGCCCAAAAAGCCAACGATGAAATGCTGACGCCCATCTACTACAACAAAGTGGGACTTGCATACTTATCCGTTAAAAATTACGATAAGGCCATTGAAACCTTCCAGATGATCAAGGACAAATACCTCAACTCACCACAGGGACAGGAAGCAGACAAATACATTGAAGCCGCCAAGCTTCAAAAAGCAGGAAATTAA
- a CDS encoding 50S ribosomal protein L28, whose protein sequence is MSKICQITGKRAMVGNNVSHSNRRTKRKFNVNLFKKKFYWVEEDCWISLNISASGLRTVNKIGLDAALKQAAEKGYLNA, encoded by the coding sequence ATGTCTAAGATTTGTCAAATAACCGGAAAAAGAGCAATGGTTGGAAACAACGTTTCTCACTCCAACAGAAGAACAAAACGTAAATTTAACGTTAATTTGTTCAAAAAGAAATTCTATTGGGTGGAAGAAGATTGCTGGATCAGCCTGAATATTTCTGCTTCAGGTTTACGCACCGTTAATAAAATAGGATTGGATGCCGCTTTAAAGCAAGCTGCTGAAAAAGGGTATTTAAACGCTTAA
- the rpmG gene encoding 50S ribosomal protein L33: MSKKAKGNRVQVILECTEHKESGMPGTSRYITTKNRKNTTERLELKKYNPILKKMTVHKEIK; the protein is encoded by the coding sequence ATGTCGAAAAAAGCAAAAGGAAACAGGGTTCAGGTAATTCTAGAATGTACCGAACATAAAGAAAGCGGAATGCCCGGGACTTCGAGATACATTACAACGAAGAACAGAAAAAACACAACCGAAAGATTGGAGTTGAAAAAATACAACCCCATCTTAAAGAAAATGACCGTTCATAAAGAAATTAAATAA
- a CDS encoding DUF4295 domain-containing protein translates to MAKKAVAGFRDKTSTTGRSHTKVIKMVKSEKTGAYSFREEMVLNDRVQDFFKK, encoded by the coding sequence ATGGCAAAGAAAGCAGTCGCAGGATTCCGCGATAAAACTTCAACAACAGGACGCAGCCACACCAAGGTTATTAAAATGGTGAAGTCTGAAAAAACAGGAGCTTACAGTTTCAGAGAAGAGATGGTCCTTAACGATCGGGTACAAGATTTTTTTAAAAAATAA
- the ftsY gene encoding signal recognition particle-docking protein FtsY: MGLFEIFSKKKKETLDQGLEKTKENIFSRLTRAVAGKSRVDDDVLDELEEILVTSDVGVDTTLKIIDRIEGRVARDKYVSTDELTKILREEIAELLTENNSGDTVEFAVPENKKPYVIMVVGVNGVGKTTTIGKLAYQFKQNGLSVYLGAADTFRAAAVEQLDIWGKRVGVPVVKQKMGADPASVAFDTLSSAKANDADVVIIDTAGRLHNKINLMNELTKIKNVMSKVVPGTPDEVLLVLDGSTGQNAFEQAKQFTAATEVSALAITKLDGTAKGGVVIGISDQFKIPVKYIGLGEGMEDLQVFRRKEFVDSLFGE, encoded by the coding sequence ATGGGATTGTTCGAAATATTTTCGAAGAAAAAGAAAGAGACGCTTGATCAGGGACTGGAAAAAACCAAGGAAAATATTTTCTCCAGATTAACCCGTGCCGTTGCTGGAAAATCGAGAGTAGACGATGATGTGCTCGATGAACTGGAAGAAATATTGGTAACTTCGGATGTAGGTGTTGATACGACATTAAAAATAATTGACCGGATAGAGGGACGTGTTGCCCGCGACAAATATGTGAGTACGGATGAACTTACAAAAATTCTCCGGGAGGAGATAGCCGAACTGCTCACTGAAAACAACTCGGGTGATACAGTTGAGTTTGCCGTCCCGGAAAATAAAAAGCCATACGTTATTATGGTAGTTGGGGTGAACGGAGTGGGGAAAACCACTACCATAGGGAAACTGGCGTATCAGTTTAAACAAAATGGGTTGTCCGTATATCTTGGCGCGGCCGATACTTTCCGTGCTGCGGCTGTGGAGCAGCTTGATATCTGGGGTAAACGTGTGGGGGTTCCCGTGGTGAAGCAAAAGATGGGTGCCGATCCCGCGTCGGTGGCTTTTGATACGTTGAGTTCGGCAAAAGCAAATGATGCCGATGTGGTAATCATTGATACTGCAGGGCGTTTGCACAACAAGATTAACCTGATGAACGAGCTTACCAAAATTAAAAACGTGATGAGTAAAGTAGTTCCGGGCACTCCGGACGAAGTCCTTCTGGTATTGGACGGTTCCACCGGGCAAAACGCGTTTGAACAGGCTAAACAATTTACCGCTGCCACCGAAGTCTCGGCTCTGGCTATCACTAAACTAGATGGAACAGCAAAAGGTGGAGTCGTTATTGGTATCTCGGATCAATTTAAAATTCCGGTAAAATATATAGGGCTGGGTGAAGGGATGGAAGACCTGCAAGTTTTCCGAAGGAAAGAATTTGTGGATTCGTTGTTTGGAGAATGA
- the rimO gene encoding 30S ribosomal protein S12 methylthiotransferase RimO, protein MKNRIDVITLGCSKNLVDSELLMRQLVANGYTVEHDPADPKGDIAVINTCGFIGDAKEESVNMILEFAEAKKTNRLKKLFVMGCLSERYMNELQNEIPEVDKFYGKFAWKNLISDLGKSYYKDLEFDRSLSTPPHYAYVKISEGCDRTCSYCSIPIMTGKYKSRPLEEIEEEVRRLVSQGVREFQLIAQDLTYYGLDRYKQMRLPELVERVADIKGADWIRLHYAYPAHFPIELLRVIRERENVCNYLDIALQHISDNMLGRMRRNITKQQTIDLIARFREEVPGIHLRTTMMVGHPGETEQDFEELLEFVRETRFERLGAFPYSHEEDTYCDNNYTDDVPPGLKQERMNVLMDVQESIAVTINESKVGKTLKVIIDREDPDYYVGRTEFDSPEVDGEVLIEKQSPLRTGEFYEVKITSAMPFDLIGNVSL, encoded by the coding sequence ATGAAGAACAGAATAGACGTCATAACCCTGGGTTGTTCTAAAAACCTGGTAGATTCCGAATTACTAATGCGACAACTTGTTGCTAACGGTTACACGGTGGAGCATGATCCTGCAGATCCCAAAGGTGACATAGCTGTGATAAATACGTGCGGTTTCATTGGCGATGCCAAGGAGGAATCCGTCAATATGATCCTGGAATTTGCGGAAGCCAAAAAGACAAACAGGCTGAAAAAACTTTTCGTAATGGGATGTTTATCGGAGCGGTACATGAATGAACTGCAGAACGAAATTCCCGAAGTAGACAAATTTTACGGCAAATTCGCCTGGAAAAACCTGATTTCTGACTTAGGTAAATCGTACTATAAAGACCTTGAGTTCGACCGTTCCCTGTCAACTCCGCCGCATTACGCTTATGTGAAAATATCCGAAGGATGCGACCGCACCTGTTCCTATTGCTCCATCCCCATCATGACGGGTAAGTACAAATCACGGCCACTGGAAGAGATTGAAGAAGAAGTTCGACGTTTGGTTTCGCAAGGCGTACGGGAGTTTCAGCTTATCGCGCAAGACCTTACCTATTATGGACTGGACAGGTATAAACAGATGAGGTTGCCCGAACTGGTTGAACGGGTTGCGGACATCAAAGGTGCCGATTGGATTCGTCTTCATTACGCTTATCCGGCACATTTCCCTATCGAATTACTCCGCGTAATACGCGAGCGAGAAAACGTTTGTAACTATCTCGACATTGCCTTGCAACACATCAGCGACAATATGCTGGGGAGAATGAGACGAAACATTACGAAGCAACAAACGATTGATCTGATTGCCCGTTTTCGGGAGGAAGTTCCTGGAATTCACCTGCGCACAACGATGATGGTAGGACATCCGGGTGAGACTGAACAGGATTTTGAAGAACTTCTTGAATTTGTAAGAGAGACCCGTTTCGAGCGTTTAGGAGCTTTCCCTTACTCGCACGAAGAGGATACCTATTGCGATAATAATTATACGGACGACGTGCCTCCCGGTCTAAAACAGGAAAGGATGAATGTGTTGATGGACGTGCAGGAATCTATTGCTGTAACCATTAACGAATCGAAAGTGGGGAAAACCCTGAAGGTAATTATCGACCGGGAAGATCCCGATTATTACGTGGGTCGTACCGAGTTCGATTCTCCTGAAGTTGATGGGGAAGTGTTGATTGAAAAACAATCTCCATTGAGAACGGGTGAATTTTATGAGGTGAAGATTACATCGGCTATGCCGTTTGATTTAATAGGAAATGTTTCATTATGA
- a CDS encoding HU family DNA-binding protein yields the protein MTHKELISEMAQRLGLSQSKVSDLLDATVCELNEKLSENTQIFIPHFGVFETRKRSERISVNPQTQQRYLVPPSIVATFKPASGIKEQLKTMEEDGK from the coding sequence ATGACACACAAGGAACTTATTTCAGAGATGGCGCAACGGCTGGGTCTTTCTCAATCGAAGGTGTCTGATTTGCTGGATGCGACGGTATGTGAACTAAATGAAAAACTTTCGGAGAATACACAAATTTTCATTCCGCATTTTGGAGTTTTCGAAACCAGAAAGAGATCTGAGCGTATCTCCGTGAATCCTCAGACCCAACAGCGGTACCTGGTTCCTCCATCTATTGTGGCCACATTTAAACCGGCATCAGGCATTAAAGAGCAACTGAAAACCATGGAAGAAGATGGAAAATAG
- a CDS encoding HU family DNA-binding protein, producing the protein MENRITLANLADLLAKRTNVSGTESEAFLKSLFELISETLSGDEVVKIKDFGTFKLVPIQARESVDVNSGEKIEIPAHNRLSFFPATALKELVNKPFSHFESILLNEGIAFEGVEEVIEEEEGKTELTEEKPIVKREAYQEVFRSDRMASANVQKRSKIPPVWIPILGGVAIALASLFFFIQRQAGTQPATITENPSVKDSLHPFKAPVAEKTQELPERLEKVVVQKGKTLRLIAEEKFGNREFWVYIYLKNKDKIENPNVVTVGTELIIPDSSEYDIDASNTQSVAKAKVLGDDFL; encoded by the coding sequence ATGGAAAATAGAATTACCCTTGCCAACCTGGCAGATTTGCTGGCTAAGCGAACCAATGTTTCCGGTACAGAGTCAGAGGCATTTTTAAAATCGTTGTTCGAACTCATCTCGGAAACTCTTTCCGGAGACGAAGTGGTTAAAATCAAAGATTTCGGAACATTTAAGCTCGTTCCGATTCAAGCCCGTGAAAGCGTTGATGTGAATTCCGGCGAAAAGATAGAAATCCCCGCACATAACCGGTTGAGTTTTTTCCCGGCAACAGCATTAAAAGAGCTTGTAAACAAACCGTTTTCTCATTTTGAGTCTATTCTGTTGAATGAAGGTATCGCATTCGAAGGAGTGGAAGAGGTGATTGAAGAGGAAGAGGGAAAGACGGAGTTGACCGAAGAAAAGCCGATAGTAAAAAGGGAAGCTTATCAGGAAGTTTTTCGCTCGGATAGAATGGCTTCCGCCAATGTCCAAAAACGTTCTAAAATTCCTCCTGTCTGGATACCCATTTTGGGAGGCGTTGCCATTGCGTTGGCAAGTCTTTTTTTTTTCATTCAGCGGCAAGCCGGGACACAGCCGGCAACAATAACTGAAAACCCTTCGGTAAAAGACAGTTTGCATCCTTTCAAGGCTCCTGTTGCTGAAAAAACTCAGGAGCTGCCGGAAAGGTTGGAAAAAGTGGTGGTGCAAAAGGGTAAAACCCTCAGACTGATTGCCGAAGAGAAGTTCGGGAACCGGGAGTTTTGGGTGTATATCTACCTGAAAAACAAAGATAAAATAGAAAATCCCAACGTTGTTACCGTTGGGACTGAACTGATTATTCCTGATTCTTCTGAATATGACATTGATGCCTCGAACACACAATCTGTAGCCAAAGCCAAAGTGCTAGGCGACGATTTTTTATAA
- the sucD gene encoding succinate--CoA ligase subunit alpha — MSILIDKNTRLIVQGITGRDGGFHTAKMKAYGTNIVGGTSPGKGGENVEGIPVFNTVREAVKETEANTSVIFVPAPFAKDAMLEAADAGVKLIICITEGVPTLDVVEAYRYINLKGAKLIGPNCPGLISPDKSSVGIMPTMIFKRGATGVISRSGTLTYEVVYNLTSKGLGQSTAVGVGGDPIVGLYYQELLEMFQNDPETDSIALIGEIGGDAEERAAEYIKKHVTKPVAAFIAGQQAPPGKQMGHAGAIISSGSGSAAEKIAAFEAVGVPVAKEPSQIPELLKSRL, encoded by the coding sequence ATGAGTATTCTAATCGATAAAAATACACGATTAATCGTTCAGGGAATTACCGGACGCGACGGAGGATTTCACACTGCAAAGATGAAAGCATACGGCACCAATATTGTTGGAGGGACATCGCCCGGAAAGGGCGGAGAAAATGTGGAAGGAATCCCTGTTTTTAATACCGTTCGTGAAGCTGTAAAAGAGACAGAAGCCAACACATCGGTAATCTTCGTTCCGGCTCCGTTTGCCAAAGATGCCATGTTGGAGGCTGCCGATGCAGGAGTAAAACTTATTATCTGTATTACCGAAGGTGTCCCTACCCTCGATGTAGTTGAAGCTTACCGCTACATCAACCTAAAGGGTGCCAAACTAATCGGTCCCAATTGTCCGGGTTTAATATCTCCCGATAAAAGTTCAGTGGGCATAATGCCTACCATGATTTTCAAACGGGGGGCAACCGGAGTAATCAGCCGGAGTGGAACACTCACTTACGAAGTCGTTTACAACCTCACCTCCAAAGGGCTGGGACAATCCACTGCCGTAGGTGTAGGCGGAGATCCCATTGTGGGGCTCTATTATCAGGAACTGTTGGAAATGTTTCAAAACGATCCTGAAACCGACTCTATAGCCCTTATCGGCGAAATTGGGGGCGATGCTGAAGAACGCGCTGCTGAATACATCAAAAAGCACGTTACAAAACCGGTAGCCGCGTTCATTGCAGGACAACAGGCTCCTCCCGGAAAACAGATGGGACACGCAGGAGCAATCATCTCCAGCGGTTCGGGTAGTGCCGCTGAAAAAATTGCTGCTTTCGAAGCCGTGGGAGTTCCGGTAGCCAAAGAACCGAGTCAAATACCGGAATTATTGAAGAGCAGGTTATAA